A portion of the Thermodesulfobacteriota bacterium genome contains these proteins:
- the secG gene encoding preprotein translocase subunit SecG, with the protein MYVLLVILHVLVCLALIGIVLLQQGKGADMGAAFGGSSQTLFGSSGATTFLGKLTAAAAAVFMLTSLGLTYRATTRYKSTVMPDRPAASAPAETAPATLPSLPPSDPPAQPQPE; encoded by the coding sequence ATGTACGTACTGCTCGTCATCCTCCACGTCCTCGTATGCCTCGCCCTGATCGGCATCGTGCTGCTCCAGCAGGGCAAGGGGGCAGACATGGGCGCCGCCTTCGGCGGCTCGAGCCAGACGCTCTTCGGCAGCTCGGGTGCCACGACGTTTCTCGGGAAGCTCACGGCTGCGGCCGCCGCCGTTTTCATGCTCACGTCCTTGGGCTTGACGTATCGCGCGACCACCAGGTATAAGTCGACCGTAATGCCCGACCGGCCCGCGGCGTCCGCGCCCGCCGAGACGGCTCCGGCGACCTTGCCGAGCCTCCCCCCGAGCGACCCGCCCGCTCAGCCGCAGCCCGAGTGA
- the tpiA gene encoding triose-phosphate isomerase yields MRIPLIAGNWKMHKTAAEAVSLAQGVAARVRDLSGVEAAVAPPFTALHAVGQALAGSSVRLAAQNAHWEPQGAFTGEISLPMLRDLGVRYVILGHSERRQLFGETDEAVGRKAAATLEAGLTPILCVGETLEERDAGAAAAVVERQLTAALRPLGAGTGRALVIAYEPVWAIGTGRTATAAQAQEMHGRIRSLLAALRGAGEAGETRLLYGGSVKPDNAGELMAQPDVDGALVGGASLDAETFASIARFRV; encoded by the coding sequence ATGCGCATCCCGCTCATCGCCGGCAACTGGAAGATGCACAAGACCGCGGCCGAGGCCGTCTCCCTCGCTCAAGGGGTGGCGGCCCGGGTGCGGGACCTCTCCGGGGTGGAGGCCGCCGTGGCTCCACCCTTTACGGCCCTCCACGCGGTGGGGCAGGCCCTGGCCGGGAGCAGCGTACGCCTGGCCGCCCAGAACGCCCACTGGGAACCCCAGGGAGCGTTTACCGGGGAGATCTCGCTCCCCATGCTGCGGGACCTGGGCGTGCGCTACGTGATCCTGGGCCACTCGGAGCGCCGCCAGCTCTTCGGAGAGACCGACGAGGCCGTGGGCCGCAAGGCCGCGGCAACCCTGGAAGCAGGCCTGACCCCCATCCTCTGCGTGGGAGAAACCCTGGAGGAGCGGGACGCGGGAGCCGCCGCCGCGGTGGTCGAGCGCCAGCTCACCGCCGCCCTCCGGCCCCTGGGCGCCGGCACCGGCCGCGCGCTGGTGATCGCCTACGAGCCGGTATGGGCCATCGGCACCGGCCGCACGGCGACCGCGGCCCAGGCCCAGGAGATGCACGGCCGGATCCGGTCCCTCCTGGCCGCCCTGCGGGGCGCGGGGGAGGCCGGAGAAACCCGCCTCCTCTACGGCGGCAGCGTCAAGCCCGACAACGCGGGAGAGCTCATGGCCCAGCCCGATGTGGACGGCGCCCTGGTGGGGGGAGCCAGCCTGGACGCCGAAACGTTTGCATCCATTGCGCGATTTCGTGTATAA
- a CDS encoding phosphoglycerate kinase, translated as MAIRSVQQLPLAGRRTFVRVDFNVPLRDGLIQDDTRIRAALPTLRAVLAAGGSLVLASHLGRPKAGPDPAYSLGPVAQRLGELLGTPVTLAPDVAGPAVEALASKLAPGQVLALENVRFLPGETKNDPGLSRQLASLADLYVNDAFGSCHRAHASTAGMAAHFGPGRKAAGLLLLAEVEAFRRVLDAPERPFVAVLGGAKVSDKIGVVRNLLNKVDRLVVGGGMAYTFLAAQGIPTGDSLVEADKVDLARALLGEARALGKELLLPRDHVLGRELAEGTETRTTAGPEVPEGWKALDIGPSTREAFARALADARTVVWNGPMGVFELPAFAEGTFAVARALASCPGFTVVGGGDSVSAVQRSGVADRIGHISTGGGASLELLEGQTLPGVAALEE; from the coding sequence ATGGCCATCCGATCCGTCCAGCAGCTCCCCCTTGCCGGCCGACGCACCTTCGTGCGGGTGGACTTCAACGTCCCCCTGCGCGACGGCCTCATCCAGGACGACACCCGGATCCGGGCGGCCCTGCCCACCCTGCGCGCCGTCCTGGCCGCCGGAGGCTCCCTGGTGCTCGCCAGCCACCTGGGCCGCCCCAAGGCAGGCCCCGACCCGGCCTACAGCCTGGGCCCCGTGGCCCAACGCCTGGGGGAGCTCCTGGGCACCCCCGTGACCCTGGCTCCGGACGTGGCCGGCCCCGCGGTGGAGGCGCTGGCCTCGAAGCTCGCCCCCGGTCAGGTGCTCGCGCTCGAGAACGTGCGCTTCCTCCCGGGGGAGACCAAGAACGACCCGGGGCTTTCCCGCCAGCTCGCCTCCCTGGCCGACCTCTACGTGAACGACGCCTTCGGCAGCTGCCACCGCGCCCACGCCTCCACCGCCGGCATGGCGGCGCACTTCGGCCCCGGCCGCAAAGCGGCGGGCTTGCTCCTGCTGGCCGAGGTGGAGGCCTTCCGCCGGGTGCTCGACGCCCCGGAGCGGCCCTTCGTGGCGGTGCTGGGCGGCGCCAAGGTGAGCGACAAGATCGGCGTCGTGAGAAACCTCCTGAACAAGGTGGACCGCCTGGTGGTGGGCGGGGGCATGGCCTACACCTTCCTCGCGGCCCAGGGGATTCCCACCGGGGACTCCCTCGTGGAGGCGGACAAGGTAGACCTGGCCCGTGCGCTCCTGGGGGAGGCCCGCGCGCTCGGCAAGGAGCTCCTCCTGCCCCGGGACCACGTGCTCGGCCGGGAGCTCGCCGAGGGTACCGAGACCCGCACCACCGCGGGCCCCGAGGTGCCGGAGGGCTGGAAGGCCCTGGACATCGGTCCTTCCACCCGCGAGGCCTTTGCCCGCGCCCTGGCCGACGCCCGCACGGTGGTGTGGAACGGGCCCATGGGGGTCTTCGAGCTGCCGGCCTTCGCCGAGGGCACCTTTGCGGTGGCCCGGGCGCTCGCCTCCTGCCCCGGGTTCACGGTGGTGGGCGGCGGCGACAGCGTCTCCGCCGTGCAGCGCTCGGGGGTCGCCGACCGGATCGGCCACATCTCCACTGGGGGAGGCGCGTCCCTGGAGCTCCTGGAGGGCCAGACCCTCCCGGGCGTCGCGGCCCTGGAGGAGTAG
- a CDS encoding type I glyceraldehyde-3-phosphate dehydrogenase: MPVRLAINGLGRIGRSALRIASGTPGVRVAAVNDLAPAPALAYLLRYDSVLGRWDVPVVSREGALAVGGREIPSLCEPDPARLPWSKLGVDVVLECTGAHTSREGASLHLDAGAGRVVVSASCDDADVTLVRGVNEHHYDPVRHRVVSNGSCTGNALAPVLRVLDAAFGVSHGFVTTIHPYTSEQSLLDRAHADPRRGRAAALSLIPTVTGVPRAIAHVLPGFAGRLEGTSIRVPTPDVCLLDLTASLSRPAGAAEVNGALREASEGDLRGVLGYSEEPLVSADYVGCPLSAVVDGTQTSRAGPDLVKVLLWFDNEWGYANRLVELAEHVGRG; the protein is encoded by the coding sequence ATGCCCGTACGCCTCGCCATCAACGGACTCGGCCGCATCGGCCGAAGCGCCCTGCGGATCGCCTCCGGCACGCCAGGCGTTCGGGTCGCGGCCGTCAACGACCTGGCGCCGGCGCCCGCCCTGGCGTATCTGCTGCGGTACGACTCGGTGCTCGGACGCTGGGATGTGCCGGTGGTGTCCCGGGAGGGCGCCCTGGCCGTGGGGGGCCGGGAGATCCCGTCCCTGTGCGAGCCCGACCCCGCGCGCCTGCCCTGGTCGAAGCTCGGGGTCGACGTGGTCCTGGAGTGCACGGGCGCCCACACCTCCCGGGAGGGGGCGAGCCTCCACCTGGACGCCGGGGCGGGCCGGGTCGTGGTTTCCGCGTCCTGCGACGACGCCGACGTCACCCTGGTGCGGGGGGTCAACGAGCACCACTACGACCCGGTCCGCCACCGGGTCGTGAGCAACGGCTCCTGCACCGGCAACGCCCTGGCGCCCGTGCTTCGGGTGCTGGATGCTGCGTTTGGCGTCTCCCACGGCTTCGTGACCACCATCCACCCGTACACGAGCGAGCAGAGCCTGCTGGACCGGGCCCATGCCGATCCCCGGCGGGGGCGGGCGGCGGCCCTGTCCCTCATCCCCACGGTCACCGGCGTGCCTCGGGCCATCGCCCACGTGCTGCCGGGGTTCGCAGGCCGCCTCGAGGGGACCTCCATCCGGGTTCCGACCCCCGACGTGTGCCTCCTGGACCTGACGGCGTCCCTGTCTCGCCCGGCCGGTGCAGCCGAGGTCAACGGGGCGCTTCGAGAGGCGTCCGAGGGTGACCTGCGGGGCGTGCTCGGGTACTCCGAAGAGCCCCTGGTCTCGGCCGACTACGTGGGCTGCCCCCTCTCGGCGGTGGTGGACGGCACCCAGACCTCCCGGGCCGGGCCCGACCTGGTGAAGGTCCTCCTCTGGTTCGACAACGAGTGGGGCTACGCCAACCGCCTGGTGGAACTGGCCGAGCACGTGGGCCGGGGGTAA
- a CDS encoding RrF2 family transcriptional regulator: MKLTTKSRYGVRAIFDIAYHTGGLPAQIKDISDRQRISPRYLEQIFQKLKKAGILGSKRGPKGGYFLLRDPKDITIYEIISCTEGPIELVFCVGEDEEGGSCDASMCDMKEQCVASPLWKELGEKIADIFRATTIQDLCKKAEELGIDRQLDARFMYYI; encoded by the coding sequence ATGAAACTCACCACGAAGAGCCGGTATGGCGTGCGGGCGATCTTCGACATCGCCTACCACACGGGTGGACTTCCCGCCCAGATCAAGGACATCTCCGACCGGCAGCGCATCAGCCCGCGCTACCTGGAGCAGATCTTCCAGAAGCTCAAGAAGGCCGGAATCCTAGGGAGCAAACGGGGACCCAAGGGGGGGTACTTCCTCCTGCGAGACCCCAAGGACATCACGATCTACGAGATCATCAGCTGCACCGAGGGCCCCATCGAGCTCGTCTTCTGCGTGGGCGAGGACGAGGAGGGCGGCAGCTGCGACGCCAGCATGTGCGACATGAAGGAGCAGTGTGTGGCCAGCCCCCTGTGGAAGGAGCTCGGGGAGAAGATCGCCGACATCTTCCGGGCGACCACGATCCAGGATCTGTGCAAGAAGGCGGAGGAACTGGGCATCGACCGGCAGCTCGACGCCCGCTTCATGTACTACATCTGA